Proteins from one Mixophyes fleayi isolate aMixFle1 chromosome 9, aMixFle1.hap1, whole genome shotgun sequence genomic window:
- the LOC142102116 gene encoding uncharacterized protein LOC142102116, which produces MQSALYSDVKFSQKADGTDDTECENSGSDNSRGETEEPSKIVEGDNGGKPYTCSLCQKKFKNLRCCRTHEKNHGLKRNHKCIECEKRYHTKGQLEIHQRIHTGVRPYSCPQCKQSFAYLSCLKRHKQIHTGDKPHKCPECLMSFSSKTHLNRHLRIHTGEKPYECQMCGEKFRHKVTWDKHSRIHTWDKPPAKSERYENDVSWGESEEPSKVVEGDTGEKPYACSLCPKTFTNLKYFRRHQNNHAAKRPYKCTECDKSCRNEIELEEHQRSHTGVKPYSCPQCKLSFAYASCLKRHQRIHSGDKPHKCPECLKSFGRKTHLDRHLRIHTGEKPYKCEMCGKTFNRKFTRDTHYRVHSRDKPRAKVESSCTTDDSDDW; this is translated from the coding sequence ATGCAATCTGCTTTGTACTCTGATGTCAAGTTTAGTCAAAAGGCAGATGGCACAGATGATACAGAATGCGAGAATTCTGGAAGTGACAATTCTAGGGGTGAAACAGAAGAACCTTCCAAGATTGTTGAAGGGGACAATGGAGGGAAACCTTATACTTGTTCATTGTGTCAGAAGAAATTCAAGAACCTTAGATGTTGTAGGACACATGAAAAAAACCATGGCCTCAAACGAAATCATAAATGTATTGAGTGTGAAAAAAGGTACCATACTAAAGGGCAGCTTGAGATACACCAGAGAATTCACACTGGAGTGAGACCTTACAGTTGCCCTCAATGTAAACAGAGTTTTGCTTACTTATCATGTCTAAAGAGGCATAAACAAATTCACACTGGGGATAAACCACATAAATGTCCAGAGTGTCTGATGAGCTTTAGTTCGAAAACACATCTCAATAGGCACTTGAGGATTCACACTGGAGAAAAACCCTATGAATGTCAAATGTGTGGGGAAAAATTTAGACATAAGGTTACTTGGGATAAACACTCCAGAATTCATACTTGGGATAAACCTCCAGCCAAATCCGAGAGATATGAAAATGACGTTTCTTGGGGTGAATCAGAAGAGCCTTCCAAGGTTGTTGAAGGGGACACTGGAGAGAAACCTTATGCTTGTTCATTGTGTCCAAAGACGTTCACCAACCTTAAATATTTTAGGAGACACCAAAATAACCATGCTGCTAAGAGGCCGTATAAATGTACCGAGTGTGATAAAAGCTGCCGCAATGAAATAGAGCTTGAGGAAcaccagagaagtcacacaggagtGAAACCTTACAGTTGCCCTCAATGTAAACTGAGTTTTGCTTACGCATCATGTCTAAAGAGGCATCAACGAATTCACAGTGGGGATAAACCACATAAATGCCCAGAGTGTCTGAAAAGCTTTGGTCGGAAAACACATCTCGATAGACACTtgaggattcacacaggggaaAAACCCTATAAATGTGAAATGTGTGGGAAGACATTTAACCGGAAGTTTACTCgggatacacactacagagttcATTCTAGGGATAAACCTCGAGCCAAAGTTGAATCTTCTTGCACAACAGACGACTCGGATGACTGGTGA
- the LOC142102118 gene encoding uncharacterized protein LOC142102118 isoform X1 — MQSALYSDVNFSQRADDTECENSGSDDFWGETEEPSKIVEVDNEGKPYVCSLCPKKFKNLICCRTHEKNHGAKRNHKCIECEKRFRTKRQLEIHQRIHTGVRPFKCPECPKSFKSKSHLNIHLRVHTGEEPYECQTCGKKFRYKFTRDRHSRIHTGDKPPAKSERYVSDVSWGDSEEPSRNVEGDTGEKPYACSLCTKTFTNLEYFRRHQNNHAANRTYKCTECDTSCRNKTLLEEHQRSHTGVKPYSCPQCKLSFAYASCLNRHQRIHSGDKPHKCPECLKSFGRKSHLNRHLRIHTGEKPYKCEMCGKTFNRKFSRNTHYRIHTGDKPRDEAESSCTTDDSDDCYKTEEK; from the exons ATGCAATCTGCTTTGTACTCTGATGTCAACTTTAGTCAAAGGGCAGATGATACAGAATGCGAGAATTCTGGAAGTGATGATTTTTGGGGTGAAACAGAAGAACCTTCCAAGATTGTTGAAGTGGACAATGAAGGGAAACCTTATGTTTGTTCATTGTGTCCGAAGAAATTCAAGAACCTTATATGTTGTAGGACACATGAAAAAAACCATGGTGCTAAGCGAAATCATAAATGTATTGAGTGTGAAAAAAGGTTCCGTACTAAAAGGCAGCTTGAGATACACCAGAGAATTCACACTGGAGTGAGACCTTTTAAATGTCCAGAGTGTCCGAAAAGCTTTAAATCAAAATCACATCTCAATATTCACTTGAGAGTTCACACTGGAGAAGAACCCTATGAATGTCAAACATGTGGGAAAAAATTTAGATATAAGTTTACTCGGGATAGACACTCCAGAATTCATACTGGGGATAAACCTCCAGCCAAATCCGAGAGATATGTAAGTGACGTTTCTTGGGGTGACTCAGAAGAGCcttccaggaatgttgagggggACACTGGAGAGAAACCTTATGCTTGTTCATTGTGTACAAAGACGTTCACCAACCTTGAATATTTTAGGAGACACCAAAATAACCATGCTGCTAACAGGACGTATAAATGTACCGAGTGCGATACAAGCTGCCGCAATAAAACACTGCTTGAGGAACACCAAAGAAGTCACACTGGAGTGAAACCTTACAGTTGCCCTCAATGTAAACTGAGTTTTGCTTACGCATCATGTCTAAATAGGCATCAACGAATTCACAGTGGGGATAAACCACATAAATGCCCAGAGTGTCTGAAAAGCTTTGGTCGTAAATCACATCTCAATAGACACTtgaggattcacacaggggaaAAGCCCTATAAATGTGAAATGTGTGGGAAGACATTTAACCGGAAGTTTTCTCGGAATACACATTACAGAATTCATACTGGGGATAAACCTCGAGATGAAGCTGAATCTTCCTGCACAACAGACGATTCGGACGACTG ctATAAGACTGAAGAAAAGTAG
- the LOC142102118 gene encoding uncharacterized protein LOC142102118 isoform X2, protein MQSALYSDVNFSQRADGTDDTECENSGSDDSWGETEEPSKIVKRDNGGKVYACSLCQKKFKNLRYCRTHEKNHGAKRNHKCIECEKRFHTKRQLEIHQKIHTGVRPFKCPECLKSFGRKSHLSRHFRVHTGEKPYECEMCGKKFTYKVTLDKHSRIHTGDKPPAKSERYESDVSSSESEEPSKVVEEDTGEKLYACSLCTKTFTNLKYFRRHQNNHAAKKPYKCTECDKSCRNKIELEEHQRSHTGVKPYSCPQCKLSFAYLSCLKRHQQIHSGDKPHKCPECLKSFGRKSHLNRHLRIHTGEKPYKCEMCGKTFNRKFTRNTHYRVHTGDKPRDEAESSCTTDDSDDW, encoded by the coding sequence ATGCAATCTGCTTTGTACTCTGATGTCAACTTTAGTCAAAGGGCAGATGGCACAGATGATACAGAATGCGAGAATTCTGGAAGTGACGATTCTTGGGGTGAAACAGAAGAACCTTCCAAGATTGTTAAAAGGGACAATGGAGGGAAAGTTTATGCTTGTTCATTGTGTCAGAAGAAATTCAAGAACCTTAGATATTGTAGGACACATGAAAAAAACCATGGTGCTAAGCGAAATCATAAATGTATTGAGTGTGAAAAAAGGTTCCATACTAAAAGGCAGCTTGAGATACACCAGAAAATTCACACTGGAGTGAGACCTTTTAAATGTCCAGAGTGTCTGAAAAGCTTTGGTCGTAAATCACATCTCAGTAGACACTTTAGAGTTCACACTGGAGAAAAACCCTATGAATGTGAAATGTGTGGGAAAAAATTTACATATAAGGTTACTCTGGATAAACACTCCAGAATTCATACTGGGGATAAACCTCCAGCCAAATCCGAGAGATATGAAAGTGACGTTTCTTCGAGTGAATCAGAGGAGCCTTCCAAGGTTGTTGAAGAGGACACTGGAGAGAAACTTTATGCTTGTTCATTGTGTACAAAGACGTTCACCAACCTTAAATATTTTAGGAGACACCAAAATAACCATGCTGCTAAGAAGCCGTATAAATGTACCGAGTGTGATAAAAGTTGCCGCAATAAAATAGAGCTTGAGGAAcaccagagaagtcacacaggagtGAAACCTTACAGTTGCCCTCAATGTAAACTGAGTTTTGCTTACTTATCATGTCTAAAGAGGCATCAACAAATTCACAGTGGGGATAAACCACATAAATGCCCAGAGTGTCTGAAAAGCTTTGGTCGTAAATCACATCTCAATAGACACTtgaggattcacacaggggaaAAGCCCTATAAATGTGAAATGTGTGGGAAGACATTTAACCGGAAGTTTACTCGGAATACACATTACAGAGTTCATACTGGGGATAAACCTCGAGATGAAGCTGAATCTTCTTGCACAACGGACGACTCGGATGACTGGTGA